Genomic window (Ruminococcus flavefaciens AE3010):
CGCTAACGGCGAGGATCCCGAGACCTGCCAGATACCCGAGGCAGGCTGTACGGGAAGCTGTGCTTCCTGCGCGGGCTGTCACTGATAAAAACTATGAACAACAATAACAAAGCAGTATATGATAAAGTAGCGTCGGTCAATTACCTCATAAGGTTTTATGACGGAAGTGCGCCGCCGTACAGCTTTGAACTCAGAAACAGCGCCGAGGTCGTAAAGGTCAACAGGCAAGCTGCCTGGAGCGCACTGGCTTGCGGAGGACTTATGTTTATGCAGTCCCTGCTCAATATGACTTTTCTGAAAAAATCAGGCTATGCAATGGCAGTACTATGCGCCATATTCAGCTTTATAAACGCTTGGTGCATAGAGAAAAAAGTCATAGCCAAAATAGAGGGCGACAGGATAACCGTAAAGGACAGGAGCTACAGCTATTCTGAGATAACCGAGATAAGCAAGACTTCGCTGAACAATCTGAAGCTGATGGCAGGCGGTCAGAGGGTGCTTATCGTCAACAAGAGCTGTGACGGCTGCGGCGACCTTATAAGGTGGGCAAAGCAGCATAATATACAGATAAACGATGATTCCGATGCAAGTGCAAAGACCATTGAAAAGAAGCAGTATGCACTGGTGTTGTTTGTCATGCTGATATGTTTTGTCATAGCATTTCTGATATTCTATATGAAAAGAATGTGACTGTTGCCGCACTGATGCGCAAATCGGAAAAATGAGATAAAAGGAGCTAAACCAATGGAAATCGACAGAAGTAAGATATCCCCTATGATGCAGCAGTACTTCGAGGTCAAGGACAAGTACAAGGACTGCATACTGTTCTTCCGTCTCGGTGACTTCTATGAGATGTTTTTTGACGACGCTGTAGTGGTATCAAAGGCTCTGGAGCTTACACTGACAGGCAGGGACTGCGGACTTGAGGAGAGAGCTCCCATGTGCGGAGTACCCTATCATGCGGCGGATATGTACATAAAGAGGCTGATAGATATGGGCTTCAAGGTGGCTGTCTGCGAGCAGCTCACCGACCCTGCCGAGACCAAGGGCATAGTTGTACGCGACGTTATCAGGGTAGTTACTCCCGGTACCCTTACCGAGAGCAGTATGCTTGACGACGGCAGCAACAACTACATTTGCAGTATATTCTACGACGAGGAGAACAAGACCTGCGGCGTGGCTTCTGCCGACCTTTCCACAGGTGAAGCGGCTCTCAGCTATTTTGAGGGCAAGGACCTGGAGGCAGGTGTCATCAATGAGCTTTCACGCTGCAAGCCTGCGGAGATAATCTTCCCTCAGAACTTCCTGTCGCTGAAAGCGGCGGCGGAATTCGTAAAGGTAAGGCTCTCCTGTGCGGTAACTCTCCGCGATACCATATGCTTTACTCCCTCTGCACGCAGAGACATGGCTGCGGCAGTATTCGGCGTTAAGTCCGTCACCGAGCTTGGCATAAGCGAGGACGGAGCAGACTGCGCGGCGGTCTGCGGACTTTTCGACTACATAAACGATACCCAGAAGACCTCGGTATCAAGATTTACCGCTATCGAGCTCCTCAACGGGGAGCAGTTCATGGGGCTTGACCTCAACGCAAGGCGCAACCTTGAGCTGACGGAAACTCTCCGCAGCAAGGAGAAAAAGGGCTCACTCATGTGGGTGCTGGACTCCACAAAGACCTCAATGGGACGCAGACTGCTCAGAAACTGGATAGAGCAGCCCCTGAAAAGCCCTGCAAGGATAATCGAGCGCCTTGACGCAGTTGAAGCGCTCTACCGCAAGAGCGTTGTCCTTGCGGATATGACAGACCTGCTGGACAGAGTTTACGACCTTGAACGTCTTATGACAAAGGTAATGTACAAGAGCGCCAATCCCCGCGACCTGAAATCACTTTCCGCTACGGCTATGCAGCTGCCCCTCATAAAACAGGAGCTGACAAAGCTCAGCGATTCAAAGCTCCTTGCACGATACAACGACGAGATATCAACTCTTGACGAGCTTGTGAACCTCGTTGAGAACGCCATTATGGACGAGCCGCCTATATCCGTAAAGGACGGCGGCGTTATCAAGGAGGGCTTCAACAAGGAGCTTGACGAGCTCCGCCATATAATGAACAACGGCAGGAGCATAATCGACGAGATAGAGCAGCGGGAAAAGGAAAAGACAGGCATCAAGAACCTGAAAATAGGCTTCAACCGCGTGTTCGGCTACTATCTTGAGGTCACACGCTCCTACTATGACCTTATCCCCGAGGGCTGGATACGCAAGCAGACCCTTGCCAACGCCGAGCGCTTCATCACAGAGGAGCTTAAAAATGCCGAGAACTCCATTCTCGGTGCAAAGGACAAGGCTCTCTCTCTCGAAGCCGATATATTCGCAGAGGTACGTGACTTCCTTGCCACAAAGCTTGAAGCCGTTCAGAAAACAGCCTCCGCAGTTGCGGCTGTGGACGTGCTCTGCTCCTTTGCGGACGTGGCTCTCCGAAATCAGTACATAAAGCCCGATATTGCCATTGACGGCTCTATCGACATAAAGGCAGGACGCCACCCCGTTGTGGAGCTCATGCTCACTGACGAGATGTTCGTGCCGAATGACCTGTACATCGACACAAAGGCTGACCGCATGTCCATAATCACGGGACCTAATATGTCGGGTAAATCCACATATATGCGTCAGGCTGCTCTCATAGTCCTCATGGCGCAGATAGGCTGCTTCGTGCCTGCTGATTCGGCAAAGATATCCGTGGTGGACAAGATATTCACCCGTGTTGGTGCTTCCGACGACCTTACCGCGGGACAGTCCACATTCATGGTGGAAATGAGCGAGGTGTCGGATATACTGAAAAACGCCACCAAGGACAGCCTTGTTATACTTGACGAGGTGGGACGCGGTACGTCCACCTTTGACGGCGTCAGCATTGCCCGTGCAGTTGCGGAGTTCATCTGCAATTCCAAGAAGCTGGGCTGCAAGACCCTGTTCGCTACTCACTACCATGAGCTTATAGGACTTGAAAACGAGCTGGAGGGCGTTAAGAACTACAGCATTGCCGTAAACAAGCACGGCGGCACTATACGCTTTCTGCGTAAGATAGTCCGCGGCGGCGTGGACGAGAGCTACGGCGTGGATGTTGCAAAGCTTGCAGGACTTCCTGCAAAGGTAGTCGCAAGAGCAAAGGAGCTCCTTGAAGAAATGGAGCGCCAGCATGCGGCGGAGCGTCCTGCGGCAGTACGTGAGGAGTCGGGACAGATAAGCTTTGGCAGTCTGGGACGCGAGGCGGCACTGGATATGCTTGAAAAGACCAATATCGACGAGCTGACCGACAGCGAATGCCGTGAGCTGCTCAAAGATATGCTTACTGCAATACAGTAGGGGCGGATACTATCCGCCCGTAAGAAAGAGGGAACGGCATGGAGTGCAGATATTGTGGAAACAAGATGCAAAAAGGCAGGATAAGGTCTAAGGCGAGCCTGCTTAATCCAATTGCTGCGTCAGACCTTGTATGGACTGACGAAAAGGATATTGGAAAAATGAAACGTAATGAAGCTAAGCTTTCAGAGGAAAATGAAGCGTGGTACTGTGAGACCTGCAAGCTTGTTTTTTCAGAGCTGCCTGTAAAGCCGCCTGTTTTTTAATTTCTTTGTTATAAAGAAAATGTAATTATGCATTATGCATTATGCGTTATGAATTATGAATTAAATCTGAGGTGACAATTATGCCTGCATATTTTTCGATGATAATGGAATTCAGCCGTGCAGAGCTGGATTTTGACAATATGAAGGAGCTCAACGCTTATATCAAGCACGCAGGGCTCGAATTCAAGGGCGGCGCTTGGCATGCCGAGGGTATGTCTCTTGATGAGATAGCTGACTGGAACCAGAAAAAGCTTGAAGAGGACTTCGTTCTCGGCTATGATGAGAACTGCGAGAACGACTACAAGCAGATGGATCTCAGCTACGGCGGCTTTTCAGAGGTCCGCGGCTTCATAATGAACGAAGAGCCTGTCCGCGGTGAGTACATATTTTCTATCCTCATACCCGAGGAGGAAGTTGTTATCGACGCCAAGACCTACAAAAAGGAAGCCGTTGACAAGATAAAGGCTATGGCTTCAAAGCTGTGGATACTGCCCAAGACAAGAACTATCCAGACACAGCTGGAGCTCAGCGAGGGCATAGTAAACGAAATGGATATAAAGGAGGGCGCAGCTCCTGCTGCCTGTCCATTTGCCATAGTATCCGAAAAGCAGTTCGGACGCATGGACACAGCAAATTATACTGCCGAGCATATCGAATACGGCGGAGTTATCCTCATACCAAAGGATATAAAGCTGGTCTGAGCTGCGCGAGATAAGAAAGGAAGTAAATCATGCCCCCCATTAATGTCCTCAGCAAGGAAATATCAGAGCTTATCGCCGCAGGCGAGGTCATCGAGCGCCCCTCATCAGTTATCAAGGAGCTGGTGGAGAACTCCATTGACTCGGGCGCTTCTCACATAACCGTGGAGATAAAAAACGGCGGAACTACATATATGCGCGTTACCGACGACGGCTGCGGAATGTCATTTGAAGACGTACCCAAAGCCTTTCTTCGTCATGCCACAAGCAAGATAAGCGCCAAGGAGGACCTTGACAATATCCTCACTCTGGGCTTTCGCGGTGAAGCTCTGGCTTCCGTTGCGGCAGTTGCCCGTGTGGAGATAATGACCAAGCAGAAGGAAGGGCTCTACGGTACTCTCTATGCTATAGAGGGCAGCGTGGAGAAGTCCCATGAGGAGAGCGGCTGTCCCGACGGTACCACAGTTATTATCCGCGACCTGTTCTACAACGTGCCTGCACGCCGCAAGTTCATGAAAAAGGACGTTACCGAGGGCAATGCGGTGAGTACTATACTCCAGAAGATAGCCATGTCTCACCCCGATATCGCTTTCAGATTTATCCGCGACAACCGCACTGAGTTCAACTCCAGCGGCGACGGAGAGCTGTTCTCAGCCATATATGCGGTCTACGGACGGGACTTCGCCCGTGACCTCATGCCCGTTGACTACGACTACGAGGGCGTACACGTTGGGGGATTTGTCATCAAGCCACTCTATTCCAAGAACAACCGCGCTTTCCAGAACTTCTTCGTAAACGGCAGATACGTCCGTTCAAGGCTCTGCTCAGCGGCTCTGGAAAACGCCTACACAAATATGATAATGACGGGAAAGTTCCCTGCCTGCGTGCTGCTCATAGACCTGCCCCCAAGCACTATGGACGTCAATATCCACCCCACAAAGGCAGAGGTGCGCTTCACCAACGAGAAATCCGTGTCCGACGCGGTGTACTTCGCTGTGAAGAACGCCATGATGAAGGACGGTCTTATATACGAATTCGAGCTGAAGCCCCACGCAGACTGGACAAAGGCTGCTCCTCAGCAGGAGGAGATGAAGCAGCAGGAGTTCATTTTTACTCCCGTTGAAAAGATAGAGGAGACCGAGCAGAAGATAGCAGAAGCTCCTGCACCTGTGTATGAAGCGCCAAAGCCTGCGGAGGAGGAACCGCCTGTTACTGCGGATATAACTCCAAGCCCTGCCTATGACAGACCTGATCCTGTACAGACTGCGGCTCCCGTATATGAGCGTCCTGCGGAGACAGCTCCCGCAGCAGCTGCTGCTCCCGAGCCCGTACAAGCGCCCGAGCCTGAGAAAGAGCCCGAGCCCCCAAAGGCTGTGGAGGGATTCAGCTTTATCACACAGCAGTCCTTTGCGGCAGCCCCCGTGCAGAAGCCTGCGGAGCCCGAAGCTCCAAAGGAGTCCGTATGGACTGAAAAGCCCAAGATACGCGTTATCGGCGAAGCTTTCGGGCTTTATATCGTTGCCGAGGTTGGCGACGACACCATGATAATGATAGACAAGCATGCCGCTCATGAGCGCATAATCTTCGAGCGCCTTAAAAGCCGCAACTGCAAGCAGTACAGCCAGCAGCTCCTCACAGGAGTGAAAGTGCTCCTCACAGGGGACGAGTTCAGCGCTCTTGAAACAAATCAGGAGCTCCTTGCGGACTTGGGCTTTACATTTGACTTCTCCGAGAAGCCCTGCGCAGTGGCGACGGCTGTTCCCACATTCATAATGGAGCTTGATATGGAGGATATTATCTCCGAGATAGCAAACAATCTCCGTATGTACAATCATGACCCACAGTCTCATGTGCTGGACGATATGCTCCACACAGTTGCCTGCAAATCGGCAATAAAGGGCAATGACAAGAACGATATCGCGGAGCTCCAGTCCCTTGCGGAGCAGGTCTACTTTGACGAGAGGATACGCCATTGTCCCCACGGCAGACCTGTTATGTTCACCATGACCAAGAGTAATATCTCGCATCAGTTCGGAAGAACGTAAGGAGAAATTATGAAACGAGCAGTTAAAACTTTTATTGCGCTGTTTTTTGCAGCTTTTATGTGTATCTACGGCTGTATGACTGCCTTTGCGTGGGATCACGACGAAACTTGGATGGGAGTCAAGTTTCAGAACGCTCCCGAGGGCACTGCGTATGTTGATCTTCTCTTAAAGGATAATGGAAATGACAGTACCGCTGTGGATTACAATGAGGAATACGAAAAATATATGCTTGGACTTGGCGAAGACCGTGTCAGCTTGAAAAGGGGATGCGGACTTGCAAAGTATAATGAAGACGGCTATACAAGTATGACTCTCAGGCATAATTTTGTTGTGTTCTATGATACATATTCCGATGAGGCATCATACGATCATATGAAAATGAAAACACGTGACATTTTCAATCAGCACCGATATGTCAGGCTCGCTTACTGTGACAGGGACGGCAATGTTATCAAAGTTACCGATGAAATAAAAGTGCCATATAATAGTTTTACATATCCTGTTATGTATTGGTTCAGCGGAGACGGAGAAAGACTGTCATTCAAATTCGGAGGGGTGAACCAGTATCAGCCGTGGTCTGATATTCTTATTATCTGTGTGCCCATAGCACTGTTGATTTTGGGTTTTGTATTGGTGAGAATATTAATAAAGAGATCCAAAGCGAAAAAGGCAGAATGCGAACAGTAGTCCTGTGTTATGTATACTGATTCGAGAGAACGTAAGGAGAGGCTATGAAACGAGCAGTAAAAGTATTATTCATCGCAGTATATTTTGCAGTACTTATTTATACCTTTGTATGTCTGGCATTGTCAGGGCACGTTGATTTTGGCCATATGAATATTTACTTCGGAGAAGTGCCCGAGGGTACTGCCTTTGCGGATATACTCGTAAAAGGAAAAGCGGAAGATACAGAGATGGATTTTAATGTATCTAATGGATACGTCCTCAAAGTTGACCGCAGCTGTGAGATCGCAGAATATAACGCGGACGGCTATACAAGTCTGTTCCTGAAGCATAGAGGTGTTGACCTTGAAATGCGCGACCTGTCACCCGATTCGGAAAACAAGTATATGGAAGTGGGCGGAGGAAGCCATACGCTCAGCCGATTTAGCTATATTAAGTTAGCATACTGCGATAAGGACGGCAATATTCTCGGTATCACCAAGGAGACCGAGGTGAAAAAAACGCCGCTGAATGATTTTACATACGAAATAAAAGCAGACGGTGATGACCTCAGATGCAGATTTTTTAAGGCCCCGAAGTATTATCTGCTTGCACTTGTTCTTTGGGCAGTGGTACTCTTCGCAGTGTGCGCGGCTGTAATAATTATTAAAGAAAAAATTGCAGAAAGACAGTCCGCAAAAATGAGGATGCCAATACAGTCGGGAGAGGCTGATAATGAAAGTGAAAAACAGGATTAAAAGGACGGCAAAAGCTCTTATTGCTGTATGTTTTGCGGTGTTTATGTGCATTTTCGGCGGTATAAACGCCTTTGCGGTCACATGGGATATCGACCATTCATGGCAGCTCATACGATTTGATGAGGATAAAGTTCCCGAGGGAACGGCTTTTGCGGACATACTCATAAAGGATAAATGGCACGATAAATACGCAGTCGATTTTAACGAGGAGAATGGAGAAGCTCTCGGAGTTGATAAAGACTGCGGACTTGCAAAATATGACAAGGACGGTTATACAAGTCTGCTTCTGCGTCACAACTGCGCGATGTTTGATTACAGCATACAGGGAAACATATTCTATTCCTTGATAAGGGAGAAGCTGTATAATCGTTATCGCACAGTTAAGGTGGCATACTGCGACAAGGACGGTAATGTTCTCGGAGTTACCGATGCTGTGAAGGTAAAACACGCCTCGCATAAAAATGCTGTCTACAGCTTTGATGTTGAGGGCGAAAGTCTTAGCAGCTCGGTGAGCAAGGCTCCCGAGCTGCGTTTGGGAATATCCGATGTTATAATCATAACTATTCTGCTCGTTTTGATTATTTTAATAATTTTAAGAAGAATCATAAAATATACAGAAAAAGCGAATACGAAAAGAATGATAAAGCGCATACGATCGGGAGAAGATGATAATGAACGAAAAGAATAACAAGCCCTTCGTGCTTGCTGTTGTGGGACCTACCGCATCGGGCAAAACATGGCTGGGCGTTGAGCTTGCAAAGATTTACGGCGGAGAGGTCATCTCCGCCGATTCCATGCAGATATACAAGGGCATGGACATAGCCTCGGCAAAGCCCACAGAAGCCGAAAAACAGGGTATCCCCCATCACCTCATGGGTATCCTTGACAGGGACGTGAGCTTCAGTGCCGCGGACTATGTTCAGCTGGCAAACGAGAAGATAGGGGAGGTGCTCTCCCGCGGGAAGCTGCCTATAATCGTAGGCGGTACGGGGCTTTATGTGGACTCGCTCCTTGAGAATGTGAAGTTCTCAGAGGGCGGCAGCGACGAAGCCTGCCGTGAGGAGCTCTACGACTTTGCCCGTGAAAACGGCAACGAAGCTCTCCACGCAAGGCTTGCGGAGCTTGACCCCGAAGCCGCAGAGGGCATACACCCCAATAATCTGGTGCGTGTAGTCCGCGCACTGGAGGTCTGTCACGTTACGGGACGCAGGTTCAGCGACCTGAAACGTGAGAGCAAGCTGGTGGAGAGCCCGTACAACTCTCTTATTTTAGGCTTGAATTATGAGAACAGGCAGACCCTCTATGACCGCATAGACCTGCGTGTGGACGAAATGGTAAAGGCAGGGCTTGTGGAAGAAGCACGTCAGCTCTGGCAGGAGAGCGGCATGAAGACCGCCGCAAACGCTATCGGCTACAAGGAGCTTATCCCGTACTTCAACGGTGAAGCCGAGCTTGACCGCTGTATCGACATAATTAAACAGGAAACGCGGCATTATGCCAAGCGGCAACTGACGTGGTTTCGGAAAAACAGGCGTATAGAATGGCTTTTTTTGGACAGATTTAATAAAAATAATGAAATATTAGAAAAATGCAAAAAAACTATAGCAAATTATTTTTAAATGTGCTATAATGAACTGTGTGTATTTCTGTGCGCTCTATTTGACAAAATATTTTACTCACAAAAATACGCAGACAAACAAATATACCAGATAGGAGAATGTGTATGAACAAAACAATCAATTTGCAGGATGTGTTCCTTAACCAGTGCAGAAAAGACAAGATCATGGTTACTATCATTCTGACCAACGGCTTCCAGTTCAAGGGAATGGTAAGAGGCTTTGACAGCTACGTTGCTATCTTCGACTGCGACGGTAAGCAGCAGCTGGTCTACAAGCACGCTATTTCCACTATTATCCCTGCAAGAGCAGTTTCTATCCTCGACGCTGCGGAAAAG
Coding sequences:
- the mutS gene encoding DNA mismatch repair protein MutS, with the protein product MEIDRSKISPMMQQYFEVKDKYKDCILFFRLGDFYEMFFDDAVVVSKALELTLTGRDCGLEERAPMCGVPYHAADMYIKRLIDMGFKVAVCEQLTDPAETKGIVVRDVIRVVTPGTLTESSMLDDGSNNYICSIFYDEENKTCGVASADLSTGEAALSYFEGKDLEAGVINELSRCKPAEIIFPQNFLSLKAAAEFVKVRLSCAVTLRDTICFTPSARRDMAAAVFGVKSVTELGISEDGADCAAVCGLFDYINDTQKTSVSRFTAIELLNGEQFMGLDLNARRNLELTETLRSKEKKGSLMWVLDSTKTSMGRRLLRNWIEQPLKSPARIIERLDAVEALYRKSVVLADMTDLLDRVYDLERLMTKVMYKSANPRDLKSLSATAMQLPLIKQELTKLSDSKLLARYNDEISTLDELVNLVENAIMDEPPISVKDGGVIKEGFNKELDELRHIMNNGRSIIDEIEQREKEKTGIKNLKIGFNRVFGYYLEVTRSYYDLIPEGWIRKQTLANAERFITEELKNAENSILGAKDKALSLEADIFAEVRDFLATKLEAVQKTASAVAAVDVLCSFADVALRNQYIKPDIAIDGSIDIKAGRHPVVELMLTDEMFVPNDLYIDTKADRMSIITGPNMSGKSTYMRQAALIVLMAQIGCFVPADSAKISVVDKIFTRVGASDDLTAGQSTFMVEMSEVSDILKNATKDSLVILDEVGRGTSTFDGVSIARAVAEFICNSKKLGCKTLFATHYHELIGLENELEGVKNYSIAVNKHGGTIRFLRKIVRGGVDESYGVDVAKLAGLPAKVVARAKELLEEMERQHAAERPAAVREESGQISFGSLGREAALDMLEKTNIDELTDSECRELLKDMLTAIQ
- a CDS encoding PF20097 family protein, with the protein product MECRYCGNKMQKGRIRSKASLLNPIAASDLVWTDEKDIGKMKRNEAKLSEENEAWYCETCKLVFSELPVKPPVF
- the mutL gene encoding DNA mismatch repair endonuclease MutL, coding for MPPINVLSKEISELIAAGEVIERPSSVIKELVENSIDSGASHITVEIKNGGTTYMRVTDDGCGMSFEDVPKAFLRHATSKISAKEDLDNILTLGFRGEALASVAAVARVEIMTKQKEGLYGTLYAIEGSVEKSHEESGCPDGTTVIIRDLFYNVPARRKFMKKDVTEGNAVSTILQKIAMSHPDIAFRFIRDNRTEFNSSGDGELFSAIYAVYGRDFARDLMPVDYDYEGVHVGGFVIKPLYSKNNRAFQNFFVNGRYVRSRLCSAALENAYTNMIMTGKFPACVLLIDLPPSTMDVNIHPTKAEVRFTNEKSVSDAVYFAVKNAMMKDGLIYEFELKPHADWTKAAPQQEEMKQQEFIFTPVEKIEETEQKIAEAPAPVYEAPKPAEEEPPVTADITPSPAYDRPDPVQTAAPVYERPAETAPAAAAAPEPVQAPEPEKEPEPPKAVEGFSFITQQSFAAAPVQKPAEPEAPKESVWTEKPKIRVIGEAFGLYIVAEVGDDTMIMIDKHAAHERIIFERLKSRNCKQYSQQLLTGVKVLLTGDEFSALETNQELLADLGFTFDFSEKPCAVATAVPTFIMELDMEDIISEIANNLRMYNHDPQSHVLDDMLHTVACKSAIKGNDKNDIAELQSLAEQVYFDERIRHCPHGRPVMFTMTKSNISHQFGRT
- the miaA gene encoding tRNA (adenosine(37)-N6)-dimethylallyltransferase MiaA, producing the protein MNEKNNKPFVLAVVGPTASGKTWLGVELAKIYGGEVISADSMQIYKGMDIASAKPTEAEKQGIPHHLMGILDRDVSFSAADYVQLANEKIGEVLSRGKLPIIVGGTGLYVDSLLENVKFSEGGSDEACREELYDFARENGNEALHARLAELDPEAAEGIHPNNLVRVVRALEVCHVTGRRFSDLKRESKLVESPYNSLILGLNYENRQTLYDRIDLRVDEMVKAGLVEEARQLWQESGMKTAANAIGYKELIPYFNGEAELDRCIDIIKQETRHYAKRQLTWFRKNRRIEWLFLDRFNKNNEILEKCKKTIANYF
- the hfq gene encoding RNA chaperone Hfq, with protein sequence MNKTINLQDVFLNQCRKDKIMVTIILTNGFQFKGMVRGFDSYVAIFDCDGKQQLVYKHAISTIIPARAVSILDAAEKND